A segment of the Desulfofundulus kuznetsovii DSM 6115 genome:
CATTTACCGACGAGCCCATTGACGGCCCGGAAGAAATGGTAGCCATGGCGGGAGAAGGCGGCATCATTTACTTGAAAAAGGCTTTTTTCCAGGACCTGAAGCTCTATGATGTTCCAGGAGATGCGGCGCGCCTGGCCCCCCGACCCCTTTTAATCATCCACGGCACCAGAGACGGCGTCGTTCCGCCGGAGGATGCCCGCCTCATCTTTGAAGCAGCCGGCGAACCCCGGGAACTGGTCTGGATTGAGGAAGGGGATCACCAGTTCGCCAAACATTATGATCAGGTCTGGGAAACCCTGTTTGACTGGCTGGACAGGCACTTTAAAAGGTCAGCCTCCTAAAGCGAGGAGTGTAAAAATTGTTGGGAAAGAAAGTGCTTAAAGGAAAGAAAAACCCTCCCCCGGCCCGGGACAGCAGGGATGCAAGCCCCGCCTACCGGGCCGCCGTGGATACGGGGGGCACATTTACCGATATCTGCCTGTTGCGGGAGGACACCGGAGAAATATTTATCTCCAAGGTACCTTCAACCCCCTCTGATCCGGCCCGGGCCGTACTGGACGGCCTGGCCAGGGCAACAGCCGCAGCCGGTTTGGAACCTGCCGGATTGAGAATGCTCCTGCACGGCACCACCGTGGCCACCAACGCCCTCCTGGAAGGTAAGGGCGCACCGGTTGCCCTCCTGGTTACCCGGGGCTTTAAGGACATCTTGCTCATCGGGAGGCAAAACCGGCCGGCCCTTTACGATTTCTGGACAGTAAAACCCCGCCCCCTTGTTCCCCGCCGCCTCACCTTCGAGGTAACGGAACGGATCATGGCGGACGGCCAGGTATACATTCCCCTGGATGAAGGGGAAGTGCAGGCTATAGTGGAAGAAATCCGCCGGGCCGGGGTAACTTCCATTGCCGTGAGCTTTCTGCACTCCTACGCCAACCCCCGGCACGAACAGAAGGCACGGGATATCATCGCCCGGCTTTACCCCGGCGCCCGGGTGACCCTTTCTTCCGATATCCTGCCCGAATTCCGGGAATACGAACGCACCAGTACCACCGTCATCAACGCCCTGGTTCAGCCCCGGATAGCCGCTTATATAGCCCGCCTGAAGGAAGGTTTAAAGGGCCTCACCAGCCCGGGGGTGCAAAGCAAACGGCCACCCGGTTTGTTCATCATGCAGTCCAGCGGGGGCATGCTGACGGCGGAGCAGGCCATGCGGGAAAGCGCCCGCACCGTTCTTTCCGGACCCGCCGGCGGGGTTTTAGCCGGGTTGTTCCTGGCCCGCCAGACCGGCCGCCCCAATGTAATTACCGCCGATATGGGCGGCACCAGCATGGATATCTGCCTGATTAAGGGAGAGCAGCTGCGCCATACCACGGAGGGTGCCATTGGCGGTTACCCGCTGAGCCTCCCCATGCTGGATATCCACACCATCGGGGCGGGTGGAGGCAGCATTGGCTGGGTGGACGGAGGCGGAGCCCTGCGGGTGGGGCCCGCCAGCGCCGGGGCCGCTCCCGGCCCGGCCTGCTACGGCCTGGGGGGAACCGAGCCTACGGTTACTGACGCCAACCTGGTGCTGGGACGTATCAGCCCCACCCGGAGTTTAAATCCCGCCTTTACTTTACAACCCCGGCTGGCCCGGCAATACCTGGAGGAAAAGATTGCCCGCCCCTTGAAACTTACTGTTGAAGAAGCCGCGGCAGGTATGATCCGGGTAGTAAATGCCGCCATGGCCCGGGCCATGCGGGTTGTTTCCGTCCAGCGGGGCCATGACCCCCGGGATTTCACCCTGGTGGCCTTCGGCGGGGCCGGGCCTCTGCACGCCGTGGAACTGGCCCGGGAGCTGAACATTCCCTATGTGCTCATCCCCCGCTACCCCGGAGTCACCTCCGCCCTGGGTATGCTCCATGCCGACGTGCGCCGCGATTACGTACGCACGGCGCTGTTGCCTTTAAACGACACGGAGCCGGACCAACTGGCGGACCTTTACACACCTCTCGAAGAAAAAGGCCGGCGTGAGCTGGAAGAGGAGGGATTTTCCCCCGCGGAGATCATTATCACCCGCCAGGCCGATTTGCGCTACAGGGGCCAGTCCTATACCCTGACCCTGCCGGTGCCGGCCGGTCAACTGGCTGCGGAGGATCTGGCCATTTTACGGCGCAGCTTTCACCTGCTTCACCGGCAGGAATACGGGTTCTGCCGCGAGGAAGCCCCTTTAGAAGTGGTCAACCTGCGGCTGGTAGCCCTGGGCAGCCTGCCCCGCCCTCACATATCCACCCCCGGAAAAAAGAAGGGTTCAAGGGCGGCGCCTGAACCGCTGGAAGAGCGGCCGGTGTATTTTGGCGACCGTTTCTTACCCACACTGGTTTATCACCGCAACGACCTGGAACCGGACATGAGCCTGAAGGGACCGGCGGTAATTGAGCAATCCGACACCACCACCCTGGTATGGCCCGGAACATCCGTACGGGTAGACCAGTGGGGCAATCTCATCATCCATGTGGGGGGAAGATAGATGTCCCAATTAGATATTGACCCCATACAACTGGAAGTAACCCGCCACGCCCTGCAATCGGTAGCCGAGGAAATGGGCGCCACCCTTACCAGGACGGCCCTGTCCCCCAATATCAAAGACCGCCGCGACTGCTCCACCGCCATCTATACCGCCGACGGCCGGCTGGTGGCCCAGGCGGAACACATTCCCCTGCACCTGGGCCTCATGCCCGCAGTGGTGCAGGCGGTATTGCGGGAATACCCCCTGGCAAAACTTGAGGAGGGCGATGCAGTTATCATCAACGATCCTTACATCAGCGGCTCCCACCTGCCAGACATCTGCGTGATCAGTCCGGTCTTTTACCGGAACAGGCCCCTGGCCCTGGTGGCCAATCTCGCCCACCATGTGGATGTAGGAGGTGCAGTTCCGGGCAGCATGTCCACTACAGCCACGGAAATTTTCCAGGAGGGTATCCGTATCCCACCGGTTAAAATCCGCAGGCGGGGCAAGGTCAACCAGGAGCTTTTAAAACTGGTTTCCCACAACCTGCGGACCGCCAGGGAGTTTCATGGCGATATCCAGGCCCAGCTCACGGCCAACGACCGGGGGATAAAAAGGCTTATGGAACTGGCGGAGCGCTACGGAGCAAATGCCTTGAAGGAGCATATGGAACAAATCATCAGCTACACCCACCGGCGGCTGCTCGCTGCCTTAGAAATAATACCTCCGGGTACCTACGAGTTTGAAGACTTCCTGGAAGGTGACGGTCTGGAACAAAATCCCATCAATGTCCGGGTAGCCATTACCCGGCACAACAAGGGGCTTACGGTAGACTTCAGCGGCACCCACCCCCAGGTAAGGGGACCGGTCAATGCCACCAGAGGGGTAACCCTAGCCTGTGTGTACTATGTAATAAAAGCAGTGGTGGACCCCGATTTGCCTTCCAGTGACGGCCTCAACCGGGCTGTGGAGGTAGTTACACCCGAAGGCAGTCTGGTAAATCCCGTCTTCCCCGCCCCGGTAGCCCACGCCAACATTAATACTGCCCAGCGCATTGCCGACGTGCTCCTGGGTGCCCTGGCCCGGGCGGTGCCGGAGCGGGTAACGGCAGCGGGAACGGGAAGCATGAGCAATTTCACCGTGGGCGGCGTCGACCCCGCCACCGGCACCTACTATTCCTACGTGGAAACATACGGCGGCGGCCAGGGAGCAAAACACAACCAGGACGGGATGGACGGAGTACACGTGCATATGACCAACACCCGCAACACACCGGTGGAAGTAATCGAGCAGTCCTACCCGCTCAGGGTGGAGCGTTACGCCCTGGTTCCCGATTCGGGCGGGGCCGGAAAGCACCGGGGCGGTCTGGGCATGATGCGGGAAATCACGGTCTTAAGGGGAGAAGCCACAGTAGCGGTAAGCACTGAACGGGCCGAATTGCCGCCCTGGGGCCTGGCGGGTGGTTTGCCGGGACAGCAGGCTATGGTCAGGGTGGCTTGGCCGGCAAATACAACCTTTGCAAATTCAGGTTTCAACGGGGGCCCTACCGGACGGCTGCCAGCGGCAGCAACAGTGGAAACAGAAATGAACGGAGGAAAATTAACCTGCCGGGTACCGGCGGGAACCACCATCAGGCTGCAAACCGCCGGCGGGGGTGGTTACGGTAACCCCCTGGAACGGGATCCGGAGCTGGTACGGCAGGATGTGCTGGAGGGTCTGGTCAGCCGGCGGGCGGCAAAAGAAGTGTATGGAGTAATATTCACCGCGGAGCTGGAGATAGACCATGAGGCCACCGCCCGGCAGCGGGAAGAATTGCGCCGCAAGGGGCAATGAAAACGTGAAAGTTTGCATGATTTGCCGGGCTATTTTGGACTGCCCCCCTATGGACAGCAAAGACCCGTTATGATATAATCTTACAAAATCAAACTGGTTGGTGGTTACCGGCAAATACTCTTCTCCTGGATTAGGGAGCGGGTAGTTTGTGTTTGGGCCCCTGAACCAGTAAGTCCCTGAAAGGAGAGGAGTATTTGTGTCTTACGAGGACAAAGTGCTTACCTGCCGCGACTGCGGCGCCGATTTCATCTTCACCGCCGGAGAACAGGCCTTTTACGCCGAGAAAGGCCTGATGAACGAACCCACCCGCTGCCGGGACTGCCGCCGCCGGCGCAAACAGCGCAACAGCGGTAACGCCGGGGGAATGGAACGGCAGATGTACGATACCTTCTGCTCTACCTGCGGTGCACCCACCCAGGTGCCCTTTAAACCTACCGGCCGCAAGCCGGTTTACTGCCGGGAGTGCATGGCGGCAAACCGGCGGGCAAGCTTCCGCTAGTTTTCCACCGCAGTCATTACCCTACCTTATACAGGTAGGGTTTATTTTTTGGGGTGCCCGGTTGCCGGCTGCTAACCAGCGGACCAACCGGAGCGGAACAAACCAGTCCGTGAATGGAAGCGCGGCACTGGTGCTTCAGGGAAACTAAGGGTATAATGATGGGAGAAGGAAGGTGATTTCAGTGATTGATCCCGTAGCCATCCATATCGGCCCGTTGCAGATACGCTGGTACGGCATCATTATGGCCACGGCATTTTTAACCGGCATTTTTTTAGCCTTGCGCCGGGCGGAGCAAAACCGGATGGACTCCAATCACATCTTGAATATGGTAACATTGATTATCCCGGCGGCCATCATTGGTGCCCGTATATATTACGTTATTTTTGAATGGTCCAGCTACCAGCACAACCCCTGGGAAGCCCTGGCCATCTGGCACGGCGGGCTCGCCATTCACGGCGGTCTGCTCGGGGGCACCCTGGCGGGGGTGTGGTATGCCCGCCGGCATAAACTGTCCGTCCCACTGCTGGCCGACATTTTGGCCCCCAGCGTCATCCTGGGCCAGGCCATCGGCCGCTGGGGCAACTTCATCAACCAGGAAGCCCACGGCGGTCCCGTATCCCCGGAGTTTATGGCCTACTTCCCGGACTTTATTCGCCGGCAAATGTTTATCGAAGGCCAGTATTACCACCCCACCTTTTTGTATGAATCGCTATGGAATCTGGCGGTATTTGCCTTCCTGATGTGGTACTGGCCCAGGAAACGCTTCACCGGAGAGGTAGCCCTTTTATACTTAGGCCTGTACTCGGTAGGACGCTTCTTTATCGAAGGTTTGCGTACCGACAGCCTGATGCTGGGACCCATCCGGGTAGCCCAGCTGGTCAGCCTCCTCCTGATCGGGCTGGCTGTGACGGGAATATGGTACGGGCGGGCGAAAACTAAGACCAATATACCCCGAAGCTCCAAACAAGACACCCGTTCTAAGTAAGGAAATAAAGGCGGGCGCCACCTTTTAAAAGATTTTTAACAAAAAATTAACCCGTTCCACATTTCACCTTTAACAATGGCGCTATATACTGGCCGTAAGACTACATCCGGAGGGTGAATTTATGACGCAAGATATCACCATTGAGGAGGCTGCCAAAACTTTGCGAAATACCGGTTTGAAGGTTTCCCGCATCAGCGGCACAGGCCAGTTGCGCACGGAATTCCCCAGAGGTTATTACGTATCCATAGGCGAACATGTAGCCCGGGAACTGGCAGCACACATTAAAAGGAACCCCCAGATTGATCCCGACCGCATCAGCGAATATTTCCGGGCACGTATTTTTTACGGACCAGCTGTGGCTAACTCCCTGCTGCAGTCTGGCAGCACAAAAGTTTGCCAACCGGCCTAATCTTTAATTTAACAACGAATTTTTTTTTAGACGCAGCCCAGCCTGCCAGGCATTGCTGCGTTTTATTATTTTAAGGCCCCTGGCCCTGCTTACCAAGGCAAACTTGCCTCTTTGTCCACTTTATGGTAAGCTCAAAATATGATGAGAATGGGCACCTTTTGTCACGCCCCGCTCGTTAAAACTTGCAAGGAGGGGAACTTGTGGCCAAACCCTGGTTGGAGGAGCTTAAATTTGAGCTTTACGGACTGGCCATCATAACCCTGGCACTCTTAGGCATGGCCAGCTTGTTTACCCCGGCGGCAGGAACGGTAGGGCACTTTCTTGCCCGGGGTTTGACGATCACTGCCGGAAGCGGCCGTTACCTGCTGCCCGTAGTTCTGTTTTGTTTCGGGATAAAAGTTATGCGCGAACGAAAGGTTAACGGGATAACCTCCCGCGCCTGGGGCCTGCTAATATTGCTGATCAGCACCCTCACCTTTTTGCACTTGTTTATTCCGCCGGACCAGTTCTTTCGCGCCGCCTGGCAAGGACAAGGCGGCGGGTTGGTGGGAGCCGCTTTCAGCTATTTACTGCATCTGTGCTTTGGCGCTGCCGGAAGCTATATCCTGCTGGCCTTTCTCAGTACAACTGGCCTTGTCTTGCTCACCGGCCATTCCCTGACCAGGCTTATGGGCATTATAGTTCAGGCCGTACGCAGCACGTTGCAGCGCCTGGGGAAGCGTTTGTCCGACTTTTTCTTTGAAGAGGTGGAAGAGGCGGACACCTGCAAACAAACCAGCTCCCCTGCCCTTCCCGAAAAAAAGGACAACCTTCCCCTGCCGCAGCCAAATGCCCTGACCGGGGAGACGGAAACACAGGAACAAGGCACCAAAAACCGCCGGCAGCAAAAGGAACGGCGCAAGCAAAACGCCCGGGAGCAGGACGGAGCGGAATTAATGGAGACGGAGGTAGCCCCTTGCGCCCTGGCCGACGGCCGCCCCTACCGCCTGCCTTCCACCGGTCTCCTGGCTAAACCCAAGCCCCGGGATAATTCCATTTTAGAGCGGGAGATTGCCGAGAAAAAACAAATTCTTGAAGAAACCCTGGCCAGTTTTAACATTCAAGCCCGGGTGACCCAGGTATCCGTAGGGCCGGCCATCACCCGGTATGAAATCCAGCCTCCGGCGGGCATTAAAGTCAGCCGCATTATGGGCCTGGCCGACGACATAGCCCTGGCCATGGCAGCTCCCGGGGTACGCATTGAAGCGCCCATCCCGGGCAAGGCAGCGGTGGGCATCGAGGTGCCCAACCGGGAAATAGCCACCGTGCAACTGCGGGAATTGCTTGAAAGCAGGGAGTTCACGGAAAGCCCTTCCCGCCTTACCGTAGTTCTGGGCCGCGATATTGCTGGGGCACCCGTCATCGCAGACCTGGGTAAAATGCCCCACCTGCTGGTAGCCGGCGCGACGGGCTCGGGGAAAAGTGTGTGCATTAATACCTTAATTGCCAGCATTCTATTCAAGGCTACTCCCGATGAGGTTAAATTTTTAATGATCGATCCCAAAATGGTGGAATTAACTACTTACAACGGTATTCCCCATCTGGTGTCTCCGGTGGTTACCGACGCCAAAAAAGCGGCCGGGGTCTTACGCTGGGCGGTAAAGGAGATGGAGCGGCGTTATGAGCTTTTTGCCCGCACGGGGGTAAGGGATATCAAACGTTACAATGAGCTGTTCCGGACGGCCGGGAAAAACCCGGCAACAGATGCCGCCTCAACCCCGGACGAAGCTGCAGCGGCCACAACGGCACAGGCGGAAGGCCCCCTGCCCTTTGTGGTGATCATCATTGATGAACTGGCCGACCTGATGATGGTCGCCCCGGCCGACGTGGAGGATTCCATCTGCCGTCTGGCCCAAATGGCCCGTGCGGCGGGGCTCCACCTGGTCGTAGCCACCCAGCGCCCCTCGGTGGATGTGATCACCGGCTTAATCAAGGCCAATATTCCCTCCCGCATCTCCTTTGCCGTCTCCTCCCAGATGGATTCCCGGACCATCCTGGACATGGGGGGGGCAGAAAAACTGCTGGGCAAAGGAGACATGCTCTTCTTCCCGGTGGGGGCTCCAAAACCCATGCGCGTGCAGGGAGCCTACCTGTCGGATCAGGAGGTGGAAAACCTCACTTCCTTCCTGAGGGAACAGGCTCAACCGGTATATGACCAGCGGGTAATGGAAGAACCGCCGGTGGAGGAGGAAGAGGCCAGGATGGAGGATGAAGATGAACTGCTTCCCCAGGCAGTAAAAATACTTATTGAAAACGGCAATGCATCCATTTCCATGCTGCAAAGAAGGCTGCATATTGGTTATGCCCGGGCCGCCCGGTTGATCGATATTATGGAGCAACGGGGCATCGTGGGCAAATTCGAGGGGAGCAAGCCCCGGGCCATTTTAATGACCATGGAACAATATCAACAAATGTTCGGACGCACTGGTTGACTTCTCATCCTGCCGGTGATACATTTTTAGTAACGGTGAAAACCGGGCACGGCAGAGGAAAAGGCGGGCGAAAAAAACATAGGGGGTAGGAAATTATGGTTGATTGGACGGCATTTTATGCAGGTATGGCCATAGTTCTTGGTGTGGGCGTTTTGGCGGCTATATTTGCCGGGCCAATCAGTCGAGTAATGGAAAAGGTCGAAGAAAAAGCCAGTGGCCACCAAAGTCATTAAACAGGGCAATTTTCTATAAAAGCATCAGGAAACGGCCGGTGGACCCCGTGGATGTTGGCGAGGGGGACTCCGGCTGTTTTATCATTTTTGATAGCCGGGCTATAACTCTCCCGGTATGCGCAGCCAGGGAGGATTGCGGGTGACAAAGTATACGTTTCAATGGTATACTTAGATAAAGGCAGCAATGACAGGAAGTGGGGTATGACAAGTGCACGCGAGCAGGAAATCCAAGCGGAAAGTGCCGGTTCTGCTTTTGAGCCTTTTCATCTTGTTGCTCCTGGCATCCAGCTGTACCTGGTCCAGGCAGCAAGCACCGGCAAATCAATCGCCGGACCCCACCACTCCCCAACCCCTCTTCCTGGCTGTGTATTATGTAAAATCTACAAGCCAGGAAAGCTATTTGGTGCGGGAAGTCCACCAGATACCCCCGGCGAAGGACCCGGCTCTGAAAGCGGTACAGGAATTAATTTCAGGTGAGCCATCTACTCCAGGAGCCATACGTATTTTACCCCCCAACACCAAGGTCCTGGGTGTAACGGTAAAGGACGGTCTGGCTACAGTCAATTTCTCCAGGGAGGTACTGGAACACCCCAGTGCAGGTGCCGAAGGGGAAGCCCTGGCCATCCAAAGCGTGGTCAACACTTTAACTGAGTTCCCGGAAATCCGCCAGGTATCGTTCCAGGTGGAAGGCAAGGTGGATGAGCGCGCCCGGGACTGGTGGGGCCACGTAGGTTTATATGATCAACCTTTCCGCAGGGATTTGTCCAGGGTTTATGAACCGGCCATTTGGGTCACCCACCCCACACCGGATCAGGTAGTTGGTGTGCCGCTACTGGTCAAGGGTAGCGCCAGAGTTTACGAAGGAACGGTCAACGCCAGACTGCTGGACAGCCAGGGCAAGGTTTTGGTCAGCGCATATACCACCGCCACCAGGGCTGCCCCCGAGCGGGGAGACTTTGAAATGCGGCTCAACTTCAAACCCCCGCAGGACGGAAAGGGTATCCTGGAAGTTTACTCGATCAGCGCCAAGGACGGCAGTATTGAAAACAAGGTAACCATACCTGTGCGCTGGCCTTAAAGTATCCTTGCGGGTAAATGGTGCCTTGAGGATAGATAAAGGGCCAAACAAGAAAGAAAGCGAGGTAGCAAGATGACCAAAGAAAAAAACAAGCCCGGTACCGTTGAAACAGCCCAGGGGGAATCCATAGAACATCTCATGAAACGGGTAAAAAAAGAACTGCTCTGGGTTTTAGCCAGCAGCGTCGTTGCCTTCGGGCTGGGCCTTATAGCCGGAAATTTAATCAAGTTCTAGTGTTGATCAGCCAGAGGAGCACGGCAAAAGCAATAAACAGCAGACGCAGGACACTTACCGCCCTGCCGGCCACCATTCCTTTCATCCTTAACCATTCCGCCAAAGCGCAGGGTAGAACCAGGACTCCAAAAATAAACCGGGCTACCGGCGTAAAAGCGGGATAACCGAGGGTTAAAACCCATAGAATCAGCGCCCAGGCGATAATGGCCAGAGCAAGCTTTGCAGGGCCGGGTAAATTACGGAAAGACATTGACTACACCTCTTTTTCTATACTATTACCTAAATTCCCCTTTTTTAAGGAATTTCCTTCTCCTTTTCCCCGCCCCCGCATATTCTAAAGAAAAGAGAGGGCGGGAATTAGAGGTGTCATTAGGAATAGTTCGCGTCCAAAACAGGGCGCAGTTTTTTTCGTTCCTGGGGTTGGCGGAATTAATTTACGGCCGGGATAGCCGGGCAGCCCTTGCCAACCGGCGGGAAACGGCTCTTTTGTTTGACCCCGGAGCCAACCCGGCACTACGGCACGTTCGCCCGGCCCTTTTTTTAGCCCTGCAAAACGACAAACCCGTGGGGCGGATAGCCTGCGCAGTGGATGAATTCTGCCGGGAAGAGAATACGGGTTTTTTTGGTGCTTTTGAAGCGGTCCGGGATGAACAAATAGCCCGGGCTCTCATGGAAGAAGCGGGGAAATGGCTCGGGGAGCAAAAGTGTGAGAAAATGATCGGCCCTGCAATGGTAAACACCAACCAGCAGGTGGGAGTTTTAATTGATGGCTTTTCCGCTCCCCCGACCTTCGTGCTTCCCTACAATCCCCCTTATTATAGAGAACTTTTCGAAAGCTGCGGATGCAAAAAACTGGCAGATCTACTGGCTTACCAATGGTCGACTGAAGACACGTTACCGGAGGAAATAAACCGGGCAGCCCGCCGGGCCAGGCGCTACCCGGGAACCGTGGTACAGCCCTTAAACTCTTGTTTGCCCTTCAACCGGCAGGTGGAAGCGGTGCACTATATCCTGAACCGCTCCATGGAACGGAACTGGGGCTACATTCCCCTGACCCTTCCTGAGGTCCTGGCCATTTTAACTCACTATCAAAGGGTGGCAGACCCCCGCCTGCTCCTGCTGGCCCGGGTAGACCATCGACCGGCGGGAATTTGCTTTTGCATACCCCGACTGGAAGGGCCGGTAGGGAAACCGGTCTTTAGGCTGGCCCTTTTGGCCGTGGTCCCCGAATTCCGGCAGCGGGGAATAGATGCCCTGCTCCTGGAAACCTGTCATGCCGCCCTGCCACCCGGCAGCCAGATAGAAATGTCCCAGATCCATGAGGGCAACTCGGTGGTGCTAAAAATGGTGCAAAGGGTAACCCCGCATCCACCGGTCAGACGTTACCGGGTATACCAGCGGAGCATCTCCTGAAAGAAAAAAATTTCCCACTGGATAGAAGTGGGAAACGGGAAGAAGGAGGTATATGGTTTTTCATGCGTGCTCTATATA
Coding sequences within it:
- a CDS encoding zinc-ribbon domain containing protein — translated: MSYEDKVLTCRDCGADFIFTAGEQAFYAEKGLMNEPTRCRDCRRRRKQRNSGNAGGMERQMYDTFCSTCGAPTQVPFKPTGRKPVYCRECMAANRRASFR
- a CDS encoding Gmad2 immunoglobulin-like domain-containing protein — protein: MSLFILLLLASSCTWSRQQAPANQSPDPTTPQPLFLAVYYVKSTSQESYLVREVHQIPPAKDPALKAVQELISGEPSTPGAIRILPPNTKVLGVTVKDGLATVNFSREVLEHPSAGAEGEALAIQSVVNTLTEFPEIRQVSFQVEGKVDERARDWWGHVGLYDQPFRRDLSRVYEPAIWVTHPTPDQVVGVPLLVKGSARVYEGTVNARLLDSQGKVLVSAYTTATRAAPERGDFEMRLNFKPPQDGKGILEVYSISAKDGSIENKVTIPVRWP
- a CDS encoding hydantoinase/oxoprolinase family protein produces the protein MLGKKVLKGKKNPPPARDSRDASPAYRAAVDTGGTFTDICLLREDTGEIFISKVPSTPSDPARAVLDGLARATAAAGLEPAGLRMLLHGTTVATNALLEGKGAPVALLVTRGFKDILLIGRQNRPALYDFWTVKPRPLVPRRLTFEVTERIMADGQVYIPLDEGEVQAIVEEIRRAGVTSIAVSFLHSYANPRHEQKARDIIARLYPGARVTLSSDILPEFREYERTSTTVINALVQPRIAAYIARLKEGLKGLTSPGVQSKRPPGLFIMQSSGGMLTAEQAMRESARTVLSGPAGGVLAGLFLARQTGRPNVITADMGGTSMDICLIKGEQLRHTTEGAIGGYPLSLPMLDIHTIGAGGGSIGWVDGGGALRVGPASAGAAPGPACYGLGGTEPTVTDANLVLGRISPTRSLNPAFTLQPRLARQYLEEKIARPLKLTVEEAAAGMIRVVNAAMARAMRVVSVQRGHDPRDFTLVAFGGAGPLHAVELARELNIPYVLIPRYPGVTSALGMLHADVRRDYVRTALLPLNDTEPDQLADLYTPLEEKGRRELEEEGFSPAEIIITRQADLRYRGQSYTLTLPVPAGQLAAEDLAILRRSFHLLHRQEYGFCREEAPLEVVNLRLVALGSLPRPHISTPGKKKGSRAAPEPLEERPVYFGDRFLPTLVYHRNDLEPDMSLKGPAVIEQSDTTTLVWPGTSVRVDQWGNLIIHVGGR
- a CDS encoding hydantoinase B/oxoprolinase family protein, with translation MSQLDIDPIQLEVTRHALQSVAEEMGATLTRTALSPNIKDRRDCSTAIYTADGRLVAQAEHIPLHLGLMPAVVQAVLREYPLAKLEEGDAVIINDPYISGSHLPDICVISPVFYRNRPLALVANLAHHVDVGGAVPGSMSTTATEIFQEGIRIPPVKIRRRGKVNQELLKLVSHNLRTAREFHGDIQAQLTANDRGIKRLMELAERYGANALKEHMEQIISYTHRRLLAALEIIPPGTYEFEDFLEGDGLEQNPINVRVAITRHNKGLTVDFSGTHPQVRGPVNATRGVTLACVYYVIKAVVDPDLPSSDGLNRAVEVVTPEGSLVNPVFPAPVAHANINTAQRIADVLLGALARAVPERVTAAGTGSMSNFTVGGVDPATGTYYSYVETYGGGQGAKHNQDGMDGVHVHMTNTRNTPVEVIEQSYPLRVERYALVPDSGGAGKHRGGLGMMREITVLRGEATVAVSTERAELPPWGLAGGLPGQQAMVRVAWPANTTFANSGFNGGPTGRLPAAATVETEMNGGKLTCRVPAGTTIRLQTAGGGGYGNPLERDPELVRQDVLEGLVSRRAAKEVYGVIFTAELEIDHEATARQREELRRKGQ
- a CDS encoding FtsK/SpoIIIE family DNA translocase yields the protein MAKPWLEELKFELYGLAIITLALLGMASLFTPAAGTVGHFLARGLTITAGSGRYLLPVVLFCFGIKVMRERKVNGITSRAWGLLILLISTLTFLHLFIPPDQFFRAAWQGQGGGLVGAAFSYLLHLCFGAAGSYILLAFLSTTGLVLLTGHSLTRLMGIIVQAVRSTLQRLGKRLSDFFFEEVEEADTCKQTSSPALPEKKDNLPLPQPNALTGETETQEQGTKNRRQQKERRKQNAREQDGAELMETEVAPCALADGRPYRLPSTGLLAKPKPRDNSILEREIAEKKQILEETLASFNIQARVTQVSVGPAITRYEIQPPAGIKVSRIMGLADDIALAMAAPGVRIEAPIPGKAAVGIEVPNREIATVQLRELLESREFTESPSRLTVVLGRDIAGAPVIADLGKMPHLLVAGATGSGKSVCINTLIASILFKATPDEVKFLMIDPKMVELTTYNGIPHLVSPVVTDAKKAAGVLRWAVKEMERRYELFARTGVRDIKRYNELFRTAGKNPATDAASTPDEAAAATTAQAEGPLPFVVIIIDELADLMMVAPADVEDSICRLAQMARAAGLHLVVATQRPSVDVITGLIKANIPSRISFAVSSQMDSRTILDMGGAEKLLGKGDMLFFPVGAPKPMRVQGAYLSDQEVENLTSFLREQAQPVYDQRVMEEPPVEEEEARMEDEDELLPQAVKILIENGNASISMLQRRLHIGYARAARLIDIMEQRGIVGKFEGSKPRAILMTMEQYQQMFGRTG
- the lgt gene encoding prolipoprotein diacylglyceryl transferase, whose translation is MISVIDPVAIHIGPLQIRWYGIIMATAFLTGIFLALRRAEQNRMDSNHILNMVTLIIPAAIIGARIYYVIFEWSSYQHNPWEALAIWHGGLAIHGGLLGGTLAGVWYARRHKLSVPLLADILAPSVILGQAIGRWGNFINQEAHGGPVSPEFMAYFPDFIRRQMFIEGQYYHPTFLYESLWNLAVFAFLMWYWPRKRFTGEVALLYLGLYSVGRFFIEGLRTDSLMLGPIRVAQLVSLLLIGLAVTGIWYGRAKTKTNIPRSSKQDTRSK